A single genomic interval of Saccharothrix saharensis harbors:
- a CDS encoding MFS transporter, protein MRARTAALAATTVAAGSSGYVVAAVLTEVAADLGVTTGAAGRTITAFALAYAVGSPVLAMLTARFERRALLVAALLVAAVGNVGAALAPTLDLLLVARVLTACGAALATPAATAVAAQLNPEHKAKAMAVVTAGLTAATLLGVPAGRFVADRYGYRASFVLVAALCVVAALVVRSAVPPVRPGPAVALRQRLAPLADPPVRRLLAVSLLACLATFSVYGYLGPITGRPPDGGHLLAYGLGGVLGNAIGGVAADRHGPRTPLLVALGGCAAVLVVLPTMLAGATAVVVMAAWGALFWAFNPPLFAALVAVDPDRANLLLALNASAIYTGIAGAGVLGGAVHAPAVPLVGAAVAVAAAAIAATNRGRRLVTR, encoded by the coding sequence ATGCGCGCCCGGACCGCCGCGCTCGCCGCGACGACCGTGGCGGCGGGGTCCAGCGGGTACGTGGTCGCGGCGGTGCTCACCGAGGTCGCCGCCGACCTCGGCGTCACCACCGGGGCCGCGGGGCGGACGATCACCGCGTTCGCCCTGGCCTACGCGGTCGGCTCGCCGGTGCTCGCGATGCTCACCGCCCGGTTCGAGCGGCGGGCCCTGCTGGTCGCCGCGCTGCTGGTGGCCGCGGTCGGCAACGTCGGCGCGGCGCTCGCGCCCACGTTGGACCTGCTGCTGGTCGCCCGCGTGCTCACCGCGTGCGGGGCGGCGCTGGCCACGCCGGCGGCGACCGCGGTCGCCGCGCAGCTCAACCCGGAGCACAAGGCCAAGGCCATGGCGGTGGTGACCGCCGGGTTGACGGCCGCGACGCTGCTGGGCGTGCCGGCCGGGCGGTTCGTCGCCGACCGCTACGGCTACAGGGCGTCGTTCGTGCTGGTGGCGGCGCTGTGCGTGGTGGCGGCGCTGGTGGTGCGGTCCGCCGTGCCGCCGGTGCGGCCGGGGCCCGCGGTGGCGTTGCGGCAACGGCTCGCGCCGCTGGCCGATCCCCCGGTGCGCCGGCTGCTGGCCGTGTCGCTGCTGGCGTGCCTGGCCACGTTCAGCGTGTACGGCTACCTCGGCCCGATCACCGGCCGCCCGCCCGACGGCGGCCACCTGCTGGCCTACGGCCTGGGCGGGGTGCTGGGCAACGCGATCGGCGGCGTGGCCGCGGACCGCCACGGGCCGCGCACACCGCTGCTGGTGGCGCTGGGCGGCTGCGCGGCGGTCCTCGTGGTGCTGCCGACGATGCTGGCCGGCGCGACGGCGGTCGTCGTGATGGCCGCGTGGGGCGCGTTGTTCTGGGCGTTCAACCCGCCCCTGTTCGCGGCGCTGGTCGCGGTGGACCCGGACCGGGCGAACCTCCTGCTCGCCCTGAACGCCTCCGCCATCTACACCGGCATCGCGGGCGCGGGTGTGCTCGGCGGCGCGGTGCACGCCCCGGCCGTCCCCCTCGTGGGCGCCGCCGTCGCCGTCGCGGCCGCCGCGATCGCCGCCACGAACCGCGGAAGGAGGTTGGTGACGCGCTGA
- a CDS encoding bifunctional DNA primase/polymerase yields the protein MTRYRAALAAAARGWPVVPLRPHGKEPALRGWDDEATLDRDRIRHWWSRRAYNVGISCGPAGLLVVDLDVPHGREAFARRAWQHGAEDPRDTYTVATPSGGEHRYFRAPDVPLGNSVGRIAPHVDTRGAGGYVVAAGSLLGRGRYRVVRDAPVAPAPGWLVAVLTPEPPEDLPIPAQRPSPRRVDAYRAAVVEGEADRVRDARPGTRAHVVFTAACRLGELVGAGWLDEGTAMAVLLTAASRHDGVDGWTAREALRHVENGLALGRRRPRVLR from the coding sequence ATGACCAGGTACCGGGCGGCGCTGGCCGCCGCCGCACGAGGCTGGCCGGTGGTCCCGTTGCGCCCGCACGGCAAGGAGCCCGCGCTGCGCGGCTGGGACGACGAGGCGACCCTGGACCGCGACCGGATCCGGCACTGGTGGTCGCGCCGGGCCTACAACGTCGGCATCTCCTGCGGTCCCGCCGGGCTGCTGGTGGTCGACCTGGACGTGCCGCACGGCCGCGAGGCGTTCGCCCGCCGCGCCTGGCAGCACGGCGCGGAAGACCCGCGCGACACCTACACCGTGGCGACGCCCAGCGGGGGAGAGCACCGCTACTTCCGGGCGCCCGACGTGCCGCTGGGCAACAGCGTGGGCCGGATCGCGCCGCACGTCGACACGCGCGGCGCGGGCGGGTACGTGGTCGCCGCCGGTTCCCTGCTGGGCCGCGGCCGGTACCGGGTGGTGCGGGACGCGCCGGTCGCGCCCGCACCCGGGTGGCTGGTCGCCGTGCTGACCCCGGAACCGCCGGAGGACCTGCCGATCCCGGCGCAGCGGCCCTCGCCGCGCCGGGTCGACGCCTACCGCGCCGCCGTGGTGGAAGGCGAGGCGGACCGCGTCCGCGACGCCCGGCCCGGCACGCGCGCGCACGTCGTGTTCACCGCCGCGTGCCGCCTCGGCGAGCTGGTCGGCGCGGGCTGGCTGGACGAGGGCACCGCGATGGCCGTGCTGCTGACCGCGGCCTCCCGCCACGACGGCGTGGACGGCTGGACCGCGCGGGAGGCGTTGCGGCACGTCGAGAACGGCCTCGCCCTGGGTCGGCGACGACCACGCGTGCTGCGCTAG
- the ligD gene encoding non-homologous end-joining DNA ligase, whose product MAGKVPSVELEVGDRVVRISNPDRVYFPARGETKLDLAHYYLSVGDGIVRALRERPCMMHRFPSGVAGEKVHQKRLPSGAPPWVRTVRVHFPRYDRHADELCVTHVADVVWAVQMSTVEFHPWNSRGADTEKPDEWRIDLDPMPDCPFDRVRRVAHVAHEVLDELGAVGWPKTSGGSGLHIYVRIKPEWGFADVRRAALAFAREVERRAPDDVTTAWWRRDRDPRSLFVDYNQNARDHTIASAYSVRGVPEATVSTPVRWDEIDSLDPRDFTIATVPARFAELGDLHAGIDDAVFSLEPLLEWADRDGVDVPEP is encoded by the coding sequence ATGGCCGGAAAGGTGCCTTCGGTGGAGCTGGAGGTCGGGGACCGCGTCGTGCGGATCTCGAACCCGGATCGCGTCTACTTCCCCGCGCGCGGGGAGACCAAGCTGGACCTCGCCCACTACTACCTGTCGGTCGGCGACGGGATCGTGCGCGCGCTGCGCGAGCGGCCGTGCATGATGCACCGCTTCCCGTCCGGGGTCGCCGGCGAGAAGGTGCACCAGAAGCGGCTGCCGAGCGGCGCGCCGCCGTGGGTGCGGACCGTGCGGGTGCACTTCCCCCGGTACGACCGGCACGCCGACGAGCTGTGCGTGACCCACGTGGCCGACGTGGTGTGGGCGGTGCAGATGTCGACGGTGGAGTTCCACCCGTGGAACTCCCGCGGCGCCGACACCGAGAAGCCCGACGAGTGGCGCATCGACCTCGACCCGATGCCGGACTGCCCGTTCGACCGGGTGCGGCGGGTCGCGCACGTGGCGCACGAGGTGCTCGACGAGCTGGGCGCGGTGGGCTGGCCGAAGACGTCCGGCGGGTCGGGGCTGCACATCTACGTGCGGATCAAGCCCGAGTGGGGTTTCGCCGACGTGCGGCGGGCGGCGCTGGCGTTCGCGCGCGAGGTGGAGCGGCGGGCGCCCGACGACGTGACCACGGCCTGGTGGCGGCGCGACCGCGACCCGCGCAGCCTGTTCGTGGACTACAACCAGAACGCGCGCGACCACACCATCGCCAGTGCCTACTCGGTGCGGGGCGTGCCGGAGGCGACGGTGTCCACGCCGGTGCGGTGGGACGAGATCGACTCGCTGGACCCGCGCGACTTCACCATCGCCACCGTGCCCGCCCGGTTCGCCGAGCTGGGCGACCTGCACGCCGGGATCGACGACGCGGTGTTCTCGCTGGAGCCGCTGCTGGAGTGGGCCGACCGCGACGGGGTCGACGTGCCCGAGCCCTAG